In a single window of the Thunnus maccoyii chromosome 7, fThuMac1.1, whole genome shotgun sequence genome:
- the impact gene encoding protein IMPACT, giving the protein MADIINPEYGGDLQCQIEEVEALSSIYGDEWCVIDEASRIFCIKISNDMEEPKLTACLQIILPLDYPSTAPPIYQINAAWLRGPERARLANSLEDLYVEHAGESILYLWVEKIREFLVEKSQSSETVDQPEKVNITTEEEVDDDEDMQDFRNLKLNTENAHLFMDHANDEEMPPIKHGNTITDRRSTFQPHLAPVVTPRQVKMVLEKLYENKKIASATHNIYAYRIYCEDKHSFLQDCEDDGETAAGGRLLHLLQILDVRNVMVVVSRWYGGILLGPDRFKHINNCARNILVEEGYTATDEATKPGGKTKKPKSKKTK; this is encoded by the exons ATGGCCGACATCATAAATCCGGAGTATGGAGGAGATCTGCAGTGTCAA ATTGAAGAGGTGGAGGCTCTGTCTTCCATATATGGTGATGAATGGTGTGTTATCGATGAAGCATCCAGAATATTTTGCATCAAAATATCAAACGACATGGAGGAACCAAAGCTGACAGCATGTTTGCAG ATAATTCTCCCACTTGATTATCCAAGCACAGCCCCTCCAATCTACCAGATCAA TGCAGCCTGGTTGCGAGGCCCCGAGAGGGCCAGATTGGCAAACAGCCTGGAAGACCTCTATGT GGAGCATGCAGGGGAGAGCATCCTCTACCTGTGGGTGGAAAAAATTAGAGAATTCCTCGTGGAGAAATCCCAGAGCTCAGAAACAG TGGATCAACCAGAAAAGGTGAACATCACTACTGAGGAGGAAgtggatgatgatgaagacatGCAAGACTTCAGGAATCTCAAACTGAACACAGAGAACGCACATCTCTTCATGGATCATGCAAATG ATGAAGAGATGCCTCCAATAAAACATGGAAATACCATCACAGACCGACGCAGTACCTTCCAGCCTCACTTAGCACCTGTGGTGACTCCAAGACAG GTTAAAATGGTCCTGGAGAAGCTGTACGAAAACAAGAAGATTGCTAGTGCCACACATAACATTTATGCATACAG AATTTACTGTGAGGACAAGCACAGCTTCCTACAGGACTGTGAAGATGATGGCGAGACAGCAGCAGGGGGAAGATTACTCCATTTACTGCAG ATTCTGGATGTGCGTAATGTCATGGTGGTCGTGTCTCGATGGTATGGTGGTATTTTATTGGGTCCTGACCGCTTCAAACACATCAACAACTGTGCTAGAAACATCCTGGTGGAGGAAGGATACACTGCCACG GATGAGGCCACCAAACCAGGAGGGAAGaccaaaaagccaaaaagcaagaagacaaaatga
- the osbpl1a gene encoding oxysterol-binding protein-related protein 1 isoform X1, which translates to MEELEPEEQFLHCARNGDLPGIQRLLMSKIREEMQININCKGKSKSNLGWTPLHLACYFGHKDVVEELLKAGADVNLPNNIGDTPLHKAAFTGRKEVVMLLLHYDACATVINGTAQIPKDVTQNAEIRSMLEAAERTEERKLEEQLLEAAREGDLSTLTQLLSRKKPPDINCTDLLGNTPLHCAAYRGQRQSALKLIKSGASPNIKNKNGQTVFDLASDTAMKQALESNVHRGMTRHVKKYEGLLWKSSRFFGWRSYWVVLQDGVLSWYSKQSDAAANVSRQGCKSLTHAHCLIRAKDNCFFTLKCFDDSVHHFKVSPKNDPETMRQAWLDALEEHSAYSTHYCSQEQGSEEEEEEEVMSLGELTDSLQAAEASQKKLEKEVAAFLSMLKNDGLSERFPSTILEKMQEIGDLSSKTSSSLSICLSLLSRQEGVRSLKLELEVEKNKILSEALQTLATEHHELEQSVVKGSSPRSALSEDEFHDAVSESDSELSVSGFETVASHSFEEDEEGSVMLSSHCSSPASMLEEDHHGDKDVTQPNGITKHRTSLPAPMFSRNDFSIWSILRNCIGMELSKITMPVIFNEPLSFLQRLTEYMEHTYLIHQANTSSDSIDRMKCVAAFAVSAVASQWERTGKPFNPLLGETYELVREDLGFRLISEQVSHHPPVSAFHAEGLEQDFVFHGSIYPKLKFWGKSVEAEPKGIITLELPKYNEAYTWTNPTCCVHNIIVGQLWIEQYGNVEIFNHRTGERCCLNFKPCGLFGKELHKVEGYILDKSKKKLCALYGKWTECLYVVDSAALEAHKKNDKKGAEEKKGSKPGCSEEDVPSPAADTVEMIPGSQLLWRIAPRPANSTQMYSFTSFAMQLNELHKEMEGIIPQTDCRLRPDIRAMENGDIDIASEEKKRLEEKQRASRKSRSKSDEEWKTRSPALGPRWFQQGPNPHTSSQDWLFSGGYWDRKYSHLPDIY; encoded by the exons ATGGAGGAGCTGGAGCCAGAGGAGCAGTTCCTGCACTGTGCCAGGAATGGAGATCTGCCGGGGATTCAGAGGCTCCTCATGTCCAAGATCAGGGAAGAGATGCAAATTAACATCAACTGCAAAG GTAAGAGTAAGTCTAACCTGGGATGGACGCCTCTTCACTTGGCCTGTTATTTTGGACACAAAGACGTAGTGGAGGAATTGCTTAAG GCGGGGGCAGATGTCAACTTGCCCAATAACATCGGAGATACACCGCTGCACAAAGCCGCCTTCACAGGAAGAAAG GAGGttgtcatgctgctgctgcactatGATGCATGTGCTACTGTCATCAATGGGACAGCACAGATTCCCAAAGATGTCACTCAAAATGCAGAGATCAGAAGCATGTTAGAAG CGgctgagagaacagaggagaggaagctgGAGGAGCAGCTTTTGGAAGCTGCACGAGAAGGAGACCTTTCAACTCTAACTCAGCTG CTCAGCAGGAAGAAGCCTCCAGATATAAACTGCACAGATCTGCTGGGTAACACCCCGCTGCACTGCGCAGCCTATCGAGGCCAGAGGCAGTCTGCCCTGAAGCTGATCAAGAGTGGAGCCAGCCCCAACATCAAGAACAAGAATG GCCAGACAGTGTTTGACCTGGCCAGTGATACAGCAATGAAGCAGGCGCTCGAAAGCAACGTTCATCGA GGTATGACCCGCCATGTCAAGAAGTATGAGGGATTACTCTGGAAG AGCTCCAGATTCTTTGGCTGGCGCTCCTACTGGGTCGTCCTTCAAGACGGGGTTTTGTCCTGGTACTCAAAACA GTCTGATGCAGCTGCCAATGTCAGCAGGCAAGGCTGTAAGTCCCTCACACACGCTCACTGTTTG ATCCGAGCCAAAGATAACTGCTTTTTTACCCTAAAGTGCTTCGATGACAGTGTGCATCACTTCAAAGTATCACCTAAAAATGACCCAGAGACAATGAGACAA GCATGGCTGGACGCACTGGAGGAGCACTCAGCCTACAGCACACACTACTGCTCCCAAGAGCAGggcagcgaggaggaggaggaagaggaagtgatgtcactAGGGGAACTAACAGATTCACTACAG GCAGCAGAGGCCAGCCAgaagaaactggagaaggaGGTGGCAGCTTTCCTGTCCATGCTGAAAAATGACGGGCTATCAGAAA GGTTTCCGTCCACCATACTGGAGAAAATGCAGGAAATCGGTGACTTGTCCAGCAAGACCAGTTCCAGCCTCAGTATCTGCCTGAGCCTCTTGTCCAGACAGGAAGGG GTGCGCAGTCTGAAATTGGAGCTGGAGGTAGAGAAGAATAAGATCCTCTCCGAAGCACTGCAGACTCTCGCCACGGAGCACCACGAACTTGAGCAATCCGTCGTCAAAGGATCTTCACCGCGAAGTGCCCTCAGCGAGGATGAGTTCCACGACGCCGTGTCTG AATCGGACTCAGAGCTCTCCGTGAGCGGCTTTGAGACGGTGGCCAGCCATTCCTTTGAAGAGGACGAGGAAGGCTCTGTCATGTTAAGCAGCCATTGCAGCAGCCCCGCCAGCATGTTGGAGGAGGATCACCATGGCGACAAAGACGTGACTCAACCCAATGGGATCACAAAGCATAG GACCAGCTTACCTGCACCAATGTTTTCAAGAAATGACTTCAGTATTTGGAGTATCCTGAGGAACTGCATTGGGATG GAACTCTCCAAGATTACAATGCCAGTGATTTTCAATGAGCCGCTCAGCTTTTTGCAGCGTCTGACCGAGTACATGGAGCACACGTACCTCATCCACCAGGCTAACACCTCCTCAGACTCTATTGACAGGATGAAG TGTGTGGCTGCGTTTGCGGTGTCTGCTGTGGCCTCCCAGTGGGAGCGGACAGGTAAACCCTTCAACCCTCTGCTGGGAGAAACCTATGAACTGGTTAG AGAGGATCTGGGCTTCAGGCTCATATCAGAGCAGGTGAGCCACCACCCTCCAGTCAGCGCCTTTCATGCTGAGGGCCTGGAGCAAGACTTCGTGTTTCATGGATCCATCTACCCCAAACTCAAGTTCTGGGGCAAGAGTGTGGAAGCTGAGCCGAAAGGCATCATCACGCTGGAGCTGCCCAA GTACAATGAAGCCTACACATGGACAAATCCTacatgttgtgttcacaacatAATTGTGGGCCAGCTGTGGATTGAACAGTATGGAAATGTGGAGATATTCAACCACAG AACTGGTGAGAGGTGCTGCCTGAATTTCAAACCATGTGGCCTTTTCGGCAAAGAACTGCACAAGGTTGAAGGGTACATTCTGGATAAAAG caAAAAGAAGCTGTGTGCTCTCTATGGGAAGTGGACAGAGTGCCTGTATGTAGTCGATTCTGCTGCCCTCGAGGCgcataaaaaaaatgacaagaaaggggcagaagagaaaaaaggcagCAAACCG GGTTGCAGTGAGGAGGATGTTCCCTCTCCAGCTGCAGACACCGTGGAGATGATTCCTGGCAGCCAGCTGCTGTGGAGAATCGCACCCAGACCGGCCAACTCTACCCAG ATGTACAGCTTTACATCATTTGCAATGCAGCTGAACGAGCTGCATAAGGAGATGGAGGGAATCATTCCTCAGACAGACTGCAGGCTGAGACCGGACATACGAGCCATGGAGAACGGTGACATCG ACATCGccagtgaggagaaaaaaagacttgaggaaaaacagagagcTTCTCGCAAAAGCCGCTCCAAATCCGATGAGGAGTGGAAGACAAG GAGTCCTGCCCTTGGCCCAAG gTGGTTTCAGCAGGGGCCAAACCCCCACACCAGCTCCCAGGACTGGCTCTTTTCTGGTGGATACTGGGACAGGAAATACAGCCACCTGCCTGACATTTACTAA
- the osbpl1a gene encoding oxysterol-binding protein-related protein 1 isoform X2, whose product MEELEPEEQFLHCARNGDLPGIQRLLMSKIREEMQININCKGKSKSNLGWTPLHLACYFGHKDVVEELLKAGADVNLPNNIGDTPLHKAAFTGRKEVVMLLLHYDACATVINGTAQIPKDVTQNAEIRSMLEAAERTEERKLEEQLLEAAREGDLSTLTQLLSRKKPPDINCTDLLGNTPLHCAAYRGQRQSALKLIKSGASPNIKNKNGQTVFDLASDTAMKQALESNVHRGMTRHVKKYEGLLWKSSRFFGWRSYWVVLQDGVLSWYSKQSDAAANVSRQGCKSLTHAHCLIRAKDNCFFTLKCFDDSVHHFKVSPKNDPETMRQAWLDALEEHSAYSTHYCSQEQGSEEEEEEEVMSLGELTDSLQAAEASQKKLEKEVAAFLSMLKNDGLSERFPSTILEKMQEIGDLSSKTSSSLSICLSLLSRQEGVRSLKLELEVEKNKILSEALQTLATEHHELEQSVVKGSSPRSALSEDEFHDAVSESDSELSVSGFETVASHSFEEDEEGSVMLSSHCSSPASMLEEDHHGDKDVTQPNGITKHRTSLPAPMFSRNDFSIWSILRNCIGMELSKITMPVIFNEPLSFLQRLTEYMEHTYLIHQANTSSDSIDRMKCVAAFAVSAVASQWERTGKPFNPLLGETYELVREDLGFRLISEQVSHHPPVSAFHAEGLEQDFVFHGSIYPKLKFWGKSVEAEPKGIITLELPKYNEAYTWTNPTCCVHNIIVGQLWIEQYGNVEIFNHRTGERCCLNFKPCGLFGKELHKVEGYILDKSKKKLCALYGKWTECLYVVDSAALEAHKKNDKKGAEEKKGSKPGCSEEDVPSPAADTVEMIPGSQLLWRIAPRPANSTQMYSFTSFAMQLNELHKEMEGIIPQTDCRLRPDIRAMENGDIDIASEEKKRLEEKQRASRKSRSKSDEEWKTRWFQQGPNPHTSSQDWLFSGGYWDRKYSHLPDIY is encoded by the exons ATGGAGGAGCTGGAGCCAGAGGAGCAGTTCCTGCACTGTGCCAGGAATGGAGATCTGCCGGGGATTCAGAGGCTCCTCATGTCCAAGATCAGGGAAGAGATGCAAATTAACATCAACTGCAAAG GTAAGAGTAAGTCTAACCTGGGATGGACGCCTCTTCACTTGGCCTGTTATTTTGGACACAAAGACGTAGTGGAGGAATTGCTTAAG GCGGGGGCAGATGTCAACTTGCCCAATAACATCGGAGATACACCGCTGCACAAAGCCGCCTTCACAGGAAGAAAG GAGGttgtcatgctgctgctgcactatGATGCATGTGCTACTGTCATCAATGGGACAGCACAGATTCCCAAAGATGTCACTCAAAATGCAGAGATCAGAAGCATGTTAGAAG CGgctgagagaacagaggagaggaagctgGAGGAGCAGCTTTTGGAAGCTGCACGAGAAGGAGACCTTTCAACTCTAACTCAGCTG CTCAGCAGGAAGAAGCCTCCAGATATAAACTGCACAGATCTGCTGGGTAACACCCCGCTGCACTGCGCAGCCTATCGAGGCCAGAGGCAGTCTGCCCTGAAGCTGATCAAGAGTGGAGCCAGCCCCAACATCAAGAACAAGAATG GCCAGACAGTGTTTGACCTGGCCAGTGATACAGCAATGAAGCAGGCGCTCGAAAGCAACGTTCATCGA GGTATGACCCGCCATGTCAAGAAGTATGAGGGATTACTCTGGAAG AGCTCCAGATTCTTTGGCTGGCGCTCCTACTGGGTCGTCCTTCAAGACGGGGTTTTGTCCTGGTACTCAAAACA GTCTGATGCAGCTGCCAATGTCAGCAGGCAAGGCTGTAAGTCCCTCACACACGCTCACTGTTTG ATCCGAGCCAAAGATAACTGCTTTTTTACCCTAAAGTGCTTCGATGACAGTGTGCATCACTTCAAAGTATCACCTAAAAATGACCCAGAGACAATGAGACAA GCATGGCTGGACGCACTGGAGGAGCACTCAGCCTACAGCACACACTACTGCTCCCAAGAGCAGggcagcgaggaggaggaggaagaggaagtgatgtcactAGGGGAACTAACAGATTCACTACAG GCAGCAGAGGCCAGCCAgaagaaactggagaaggaGGTGGCAGCTTTCCTGTCCATGCTGAAAAATGACGGGCTATCAGAAA GGTTTCCGTCCACCATACTGGAGAAAATGCAGGAAATCGGTGACTTGTCCAGCAAGACCAGTTCCAGCCTCAGTATCTGCCTGAGCCTCTTGTCCAGACAGGAAGGG GTGCGCAGTCTGAAATTGGAGCTGGAGGTAGAGAAGAATAAGATCCTCTCCGAAGCACTGCAGACTCTCGCCACGGAGCACCACGAACTTGAGCAATCCGTCGTCAAAGGATCTTCACCGCGAAGTGCCCTCAGCGAGGATGAGTTCCACGACGCCGTGTCTG AATCGGACTCAGAGCTCTCCGTGAGCGGCTTTGAGACGGTGGCCAGCCATTCCTTTGAAGAGGACGAGGAAGGCTCTGTCATGTTAAGCAGCCATTGCAGCAGCCCCGCCAGCATGTTGGAGGAGGATCACCATGGCGACAAAGACGTGACTCAACCCAATGGGATCACAAAGCATAG GACCAGCTTACCTGCACCAATGTTTTCAAGAAATGACTTCAGTATTTGGAGTATCCTGAGGAACTGCATTGGGATG GAACTCTCCAAGATTACAATGCCAGTGATTTTCAATGAGCCGCTCAGCTTTTTGCAGCGTCTGACCGAGTACATGGAGCACACGTACCTCATCCACCAGGCTAACACCTCCTCAGACTCTATTGACAGGATGAAG TGTGTGGCTGCGTTTGCGGTGTCTGCTGTGGCCTCCCAGTGGGAGCGGACAGGTAAACCCTTCAACCCTCTGCTGGGAGAAACCTATGAACTGGTTAG AGAGGATCTGGGCTTCAGGCTCATATCAGAGCAGGTGAGCCACCACCCTCCAGTCAGCGCCTTTCATGCTGAGGGCCTGGAGCAAGACTTCGTGTTTCATGGATCCATCTACCCCAAACTCAAGTTCTGGGGCAAGAGTGTGGAAGCTGAGCCGAAAGGCATCATCACGCTGGAGCTGCCCAA GTACAATGAAGCCTACACATGGACAAATCCTacatgttgtgttcacaacatAATTGTGGGCCAGCTGTGGATTGAACAGTATGGAAATGTGGAGATATTCAACCACAG AACTGGTGAGAGGTGCTGCCTGAATTTCAAACCATGTGGCCTTTTCGGCAAAGAACTGCACAAGGTTGAAGGGTACATTCTGGATAAAAG caAAAAGAAGCTGTGTGCTCTCTATGGGAAGTGGACAGAGTGCCTGTATGTAGTCGATTCTGCTGCCCTCGAGGCgcataaaaaaaatgacaagaaaggggcagaagagaaaaaaggcagCAAACCG GGTTGCAGTGAGGAGGATGTTCCCTCTCCAGCTGCAGACACCGTGGAGATGATTCCTGGCAGCCAGCTGCTGTGGAGAATCGCACCCAGACCGGCCAACTCTACCCAG ATGTACAGCTTTACATCATTTGCAATGCAGCTGAACGAGCTGCATAAGGAGATGGAGGGAATCATTCCTCAGACAGACTGCAGGCTGAGACCGGACATACGAGCCATGGAGAACGGTGACATCG ACATCGccagtgaggagaaaaaaagacttgaggaaaaacagagagcTTCTCGCAAAAGCCGCTCCAAATCCGATGAGGAGTGGAAGACAAG gTGGTTTCAGCAGGGGCCAAACCCCCACACCAGCTCCCAGGACTGGCTCTTTTCTGGTGGATACTGGGACAGGAAATACAGCCACCTGCCTGACATTTACTAA
- the osbpl1a gene encoding oxysterol-binding protein-related protein 1 isoform X3, translated as MLEAAERTEERKLEEQLLEAAREGDLSTLTQLLSRKKPPDINCTDLLGNTPLHCAAYRGQRQSALKLIKSGASPNIKNKNGQTVFDLASDTAMKQALESNVHRGMTRHVKKYEGLLWKSSRFFGWRSYWVVLQDGVLSWYSKQSDAAANVSRQGCKSLTHAHCLIRAKDNCFFTLKCFDDSVHHFKVSPKNDPETMRQAWLDALEEHSAYSTHYCSQEQGSEEEEEEEVMSLGELTDSLQAAEASQKKLEKEVAAFLSMLKNDGLSERFPSTILEKMQEIGDLSSKTSSSLSICLSLLSRQEGVRSLKLELEVEKNKILSEALQTLATEHHELEQSVVKGSSPRSALSEDEFHDAVSESDSELSVSGFETVASHSFEEDEEGSVMLSSHCSSPASMLEEDHHGDKDVTQPNGITKHRTSLPAPMFSRNDFSIWSILRNCIGMELSKITMPVIFNEPLSFLQRLTEYMEHTYLIHQANTSSDSIDRMKCVAAFAVSAVASQWERTGKPFNPLLGETYELVREDLGFRLISEQVSHHPPVSAFHAEGLEQDFVFHGSIYPKLKFWGKSVEAEPKGIITLELPKYNEAYTWTNPTCCVHNIIVGQLWIEQYGNVEIFNHRTGERCCLNFKPCGLFGKELHKVEGYILDKSKKKLCALYGKWTECLYVVDSAALEAHKKNDKKGAEEKKGSKPGCSEEDVPSPAADTVEMIPGSQLLWRIAPRPANSTQMYSFTSFAMQLNELHKEMEGIIPQTDCRLRPDIRAMENGDIDIASEEKKRLEEKQRASRKSRSKSDEEWKTRSPALGPRWFQQGPNPHTSSQDWLFSGGYWDRKYSHLPDIY; from the exons ATGTTAGAAG CGgctgagagaacagaggagaggaagctgGAGGAGCAGCTTTTGGAAGCTGCACGAGAAGGAGACCTTTCAACTCTAACTCAGCTG CTCAGCAGGAAGAAGCCTCCAGATATAAACTGCACAGATCTGCTGGGTAACACCCCGCTGCACTGCGCAGCCTATCGAGGCCAGAGGCAGTCTGCCCTGAAGCTGATCAAGAGTGGAGCCAGCCCCAACATCAAGAACAAGAATG GCCAGACAGTGTTTGACCTGGCCAGTGATACAGCAATGAAGCAGGCGCTCGAAAGCAACGTTCATCGA GGTATGACCCGCCATGTCAAGAAGTATGAGGGATTACTCTGGAAG AGCTCCAGATTCTTTGGCTGGCGCTCCTACTGGGTCGTCCTTCAAGACGGGGTTTTGTCCTGGTACTCAAAACA GTCTGATGCAGCTGCCAATGTCAGCAGGCAAGGCTGTAAGTCCCTCACACACGCTCACTGTTTG ATCCGAGCCAAAGATAACTGCTTTTTTACCCTAAAGTGCTTCGATGACAGTGTGCATCACTTCAAAGTATCACCTAAAAATGACCCAGAGACAATGAGACAA GCATGGCTGGACGCACTGGAGGAGCACTCAGCCTACAGCACACACTACTGCTCCCAAGAGCAGggcagcgaggaggaggaggaagaggaagtgatgtcactAGGGGAACTAACAGATTCACTACAG GCAGCAGAGGCCAGCCAgaagaaactggagaaggaGGTGGCAGCTTTCCTGTCCATGCTGAAAAATGACGGGCTATCAGAAA GGTTTCCGTCCACCATACTGGAGAAAATGCAGGAAATCGGTGACTTGTCCAGCAAGACCAGTTCCAGCCTCAGTATCTGCCTGAGCCTCTTGTCCAGACAGGAAGGG GTGCGCAGTCTGAAATTGGAGCTGGAGGTAGAGAAGAATAAGATCCTCTCCGAAGCACTGCAGACTCTCGCCACGGAGCACCACGAACTTGAGCAATCCGTCGTCAAAGGATCTTCACCGCGAAGTGCCCTCAGCGAGGATGAGTTCCACGACGCCGTGTCTG AATCGGACTCAGAGCTCTCCGTGAGCGGCTTTGAGACGGTGGCCAGCCATTCCTTTGAAGAGGACGAGGAAGGCTCTGTCATGTTAAGCAGCCATTGCAGCAGCCCCGCCAGCATGTTGGAGGAGGATCACCATGGCGACAAAGACGTGACTCAACCCAATGGGATCACAAAGCATAG GACCAGCTTACCTGCACCAATGTTTTCAAGAAATGACTTCAGTATTTGGAGTATCCTGAGGAACTGCATTGGGATG GAACTCTCCAAGATTACAATGCCAGTGATTTTCAATGAGCCGCTCAGCTTTTTGCAGCGTCTGACCGAGTACATGGAGCACACGTACCTCATCCACCAGGCTAACACCTCCTCAGACTCTATTGACAGGATGAAG TGTGTGGCTGCGTTTGCGGTGTCTGCTGTGGCCTCCCAGTGGGAGCGGACAGGTAAACCCTTCAACCCTCTGCTGGGAGAAACCTATGAACTGGTTAG AGAGGATCTGGGCTTCAGGCTCATATCAGAGCAGGTGAGCCACCACCCTCCAGTCAGCGCCTTTCATGCTGAGGGCCTGGAGCAAGACTTCGTGTTTCATGGATCCATCTACCCCAAACTCAAGTTCTGGGGCAAGAGTGTGGAAGCTGAGCCGAAAGGCATCATCACGCTGGAGCTGCCCAA GTACAATGAAGCCTACACATGGACAAATCCTacatgttgtgttcacaacatAATTGTGGGCCAGCTGTGGATTGAACAGTATGGAAATGTGGAGATATTCAACCACAG AACTGGTGAGAGGTGCTGCCTGAATTTCAAACCATGTGGCCTTTTCGGCAAAGAACTGCACAAGGTTGAAGGGTACATTCTGGATAAAAG caAAAAGAAGCTGTGTGCTCTCTATGGGAAGTGGACAGAGTGCCTGTATGTAGTCGATTCTGCTGCCCTCGAGGCgcataaaaaaaatgacaagaaaggggcagaagagaaaaaaggcagCAAACCG GGTTGCAGTGAGGAGGATGTTCCCTCTCCAGCTGCAGACACCGTGGAGATGATTCCTGGCAGCCAGCTGCTGTGGAGAATCGCACCCAGACCGGCCAACTCTACCCAG ATGTACAGCTTTACATCATTTGCAATGCAGCTGAACGAGCTGCATAAGGAGATGGAGGGAATCATTCCTCAGACAGACTGCAGGCTGAGACCGGACATACGAGCCATGGAGAACGGTGACATCG ACATCGccagtgaggagaaaaaaagacttgaggaaaaacagagagcTTCTCGCAAAAGCCGCTCCAAATCCGATGAGGAGTGGAAGACAAG GAGTCCTGCCCTTGGCCCAAG gTGGTTTCAGCAGGGGCCAAACCCCCACACCAGCTCCCAGGACTGGCTCTTTTCTGGTGGATACTGGGACAGGAAATACAGCCACCTGCCTGACATTTACTAA